One Peromyscus leucopus breed LL Stock chromosome 14, UCI_PerLeu_2.1, whole genome shotgun sequence genomic window carries:
- the Prps1l1 gene encoding ribose-phosphate pyrophosphokinase 3, producing MPNIKIFSGSSHQDLSQKITERLGLELSKVVTKKFSNQETCVEIGESVRGEDVYIVQSGCGEINDSLMELLIMINACKIASASRVTAVIPCFPYARQDKKDKSRAPISAKLIANMLSIAGADHIITMDLHASQIQGFFDIPVDNLYAEPAVLKWIRENISEWRDCTIVSPDAGGAKRVTSIADHLNVDFALIHKERKKANEVDHMVLVGDVKDRVAILVDDMADTCGTICHAADKLLSAGATRVYAILTHGIFSGPAIARINGASFEAVVVTNTIPQEDKMKHCPKIRVIDISMILAEAIRRTHNGESVSYLFSHVPL from the coding sequence ATGCCAAACATCAAAATCTTCAGCGGCAGCTCccaccaggacttatcccagaaGATCACTGAGCGCCTGGGCCTAGAGCTCAGCAAGGTGGTAACTAAGAAATTCAGCAACCAGGAGACCTGCGTGGAAATTGGTGAGAGTGTGCGCGGAGAGGATGTCTACATCGTTCAGAGCGGTTGTGGCGAAATCAATGACAGTCTAATGGAACTTTTGATCATGATCAATGCTTGCAAGATCGCTTCAGCCAGCCGGGTGACTGCCGTCATCCCGTGCTTCCCTTACGCCCGTCAGGATAAAAAGGATAAGAGCCGGGCTCCCATCTCTGCAAAGCTCATAGCAAATATGCTGTCTATAGCAGGTGCAGATCACATCATCACCATGGACCTACATGCTTCTCAGATTCAGGGCTTTTTCGACATCCCGGTAGACAATTTGTATGCAGAGCCAGCTGTCCTAAAGTGGATAAGGGAGAATATCTCTGAATGGAGGGACTGCACTATAGTCTCTCCTGATGCTGGGGGGGCCAAGAGGGTCACTTCCATCGCAGACCATTTGAATGTGGATTTTGCCTTGATTCACAAAGAACGGAAGAAAGCCAATGAAGTGGACCACATGGTTCTGGTGGGCGATGTGAAGGATCGGGTGGCCATCCTTGTGGATGACATGGCTGATACTTGTGGTACAATCTGCCACGCGGCGGACAAACTTCTCTCAGCAGGAGCCACCAGGGTTTACGCCATCCTGACTCACGGGATCTTTTCTGGCCCAGCCATTGCTCGCATCAATGGTGCAAGCTTTGAAGCAGTAGTGGTCACGAATACCATACCTCAGGAGGACAAGATGAAGCACTGCCCCAAAATCCGAGTGATTGACATCTCTATGATTCTTGCAGAAGCCATCCGGAGAACTCACAACGGAGAATCTGTTTCCTACCTGTTCAGTCATGTTCCTTTGTAA